One window from the genome of Chroogloeocystis siderophila 5.2 s.c.1 encodes:
- a CDS encoding NB-ARC domain-containing protein — protein sequence MNSEEALAIVQTLAEEPLSKLQASVFCYAWEEQPYQEIAKQLGYEVGYLKQTGSQLWQVLSRAFGEKVSKSNVQLVLKRKARELTDECVGNSVQSLKYDDWGNAPDVSVFYGRSAELATLEQWIIRDRCRWVGLYGMGGIGKTCLAVKLAREIQSNFEYIIWRSLRNAPPILDLLADLIQFLSQQRETDLPNTLDGCILQLLQYLRAHRCLLILDNGETILRSPSTDEGYTQLFKSIAQTHHQSTLVLTSREKPNSIALEEGENLPVRSLRLSGLNESAIKKIFETKGSFTASHPEWKLLVHHYAGNPLALKIVAAGIQNFFDCSISNFLEVLPQAAIVFGDIRDLLASQIHYLPELELQILYWLAINREPVTLSELKTDIIPQITLGELLDAIAALERKCLIDKIAPTPIENSRFTLQPVVMEYIGDRFIHQICEEITHKNLHLFNSHTLIKATAKDYIRETQKCLILQPIIDKLINNSSKAKLETKFQQILCELRETQQVTGYAGGNILNILCYLQTDLSGWDFSQISIWQAYLCCSNLQQVNFTSANFAKSVFTDTFSQVLSVAFSPDGKLLATGDVNHEIHVWQVTDGKQVLTCKVDAGWLWCVAFSPNGRHLASSANCTVNLWDVQTGECIKSFPGYTDRVFSVAFSPDGRMLASGSEDRLVRVWDIKTGELLHTFAGHTDEVRSVAFAPQHYAHSRHGGLLASGSFDGTVRVWNIDTGECLKLAEHQQKVWSIAFSPDGSIIASGSSDRTIKLWDIRTGTSIKTMTAHSQQIRTVAFSSDGRTLASGSDDQSVRIWNYHTGEVLRVLKGHTSWISTVAFSPNNYLLASSSEDRSVRLWDSRNNFCLKTLQGHSNGVWCVAFSPDGTQLASGSQDRLIRLWDTTTGKHLGSLQGHTSWIWSVAFHPEGNILASGSEDRTIRLWDTQTRQHLTTLKGHADAVFAVIFSPDGKTLFSGSLDGTIRLWNIQQQTCHPWQGHRGGVWSIALSVDGTLLASGSQDQTIKLWDVQTGCCIKTLSGHTSWIRACAISRDRLYLVSGSADGVIKVWQIETGQCIQTLQAHQGPVLSIVFDPSGKNFATCGTDAVIKLWQWQPTCTISKTLHGHSKWVRFLAYNSEGLLASCSQDETIKLWNFNGNRHLTHKTLQVPRPYEGMNITDAQGLTAATTTTLKILGAIDSNNIAASNFC from the coding sequence ATGAATAGTGAAGAAGCACTAGCAATTGTCCAAACTTTAGCTGAAGAACCTTTAAGTAAGCTGCAAGCTTCTGTATTTTGTTATGCATGGGAAGAACAGCCGTACCAAGAAATTGCCAAACAACTTGGTTATGAAGTTGGTTATCTCAAGCAAACCGGTTCGCAGTTATGGCAAGTTCTCAGTCGCGCTTTTGGGGAAAAAGTTTCTAAAAGTAACGTGCAGTTAGTTCTTAAGCGCAAAGCCAGAGAGTTGACTGATGAATGCGTAGGCAATTCCGTTCAAAGTCTTAAGTACGACGATTGGGGTAACGCTCCTGATGTATCAGTTTTTTATGGTAGAAGTGCAGAATTAGCAACACTCGAACAATGGATTATTCGCGATCGCTGTCGTTGGGTTGGCTTGTATGGAATGGGTGGAATTGGTAAAACCTGTCTCGCAGTCAAGTTAGCGCGCGAAATTCAAAGTAATTTCGAGTACATCATTTGGCGCAGTTTGCGGAATGCACCACCGATTTTAGACTTATTGGCAGATTTAATCCAATTTCTGTCACAGCAACGCGAAACGGATTTACCAAATACGCTTGATGGTTGCATTTTACAGTTATTGCAATACTTACGCGCGCATCGCTGTTTATTGATTCTCGATAATGGCGAGACAATCCTACGATCGCCTTCTACTGACGAAGGGTACACTCAGTTATTCAAATCTATTGCCCAAACTCATCATCAAAGTACACTAGTCCTCACAAGTCGCGAAAAGCCTAACTCAATTGCGCTGGAAGAAGGAGAAAATTTACCCGTGCGATCGCTACGACTTTCAGGTTTAAATGAAAGTGCGATCAAAAAAATCTTTGAAACCAAAGGATCTTTCACCGCGTCCCATCCCGAATGGAAACTATTAGTTCATCATTATGCAGGTAATCCTTTAGCTTTAAAAATTGTTGCTGCGGGTATTCAGAACTTTTTTGATTGTAGTATCAGTAACTTTTTAGAAGTTCTACCGCAAGCTGCTATCGTTTTTGGTGACATCCGAGATTTACTAGCAAGTCAAATTCATTACCTACCAGAATTAGAATTACAGATTTTGTACTGGTTAGCAATTAATCGAGAGCCTGTCACTTTATCTGAACTCAAAACAGATATTATTCCACAGATAACTTTAGGTGAATTATTAGATGCGATCGCGGCTTTAGAAAGAAAATGCCTAATTGATAAAATTGCACCTACGCCAATTGAAAACAGTAGGTTTACATTGCAACCTGTCGTTATGGAGTATATCGGTGATCGTTTCATCCATCAAATTTGTGAAGAAATTACGCATAAAAATCTACACCTTTTTAATTCGCACACGCTGATTAAAGCAACTGCTAAAGATTATATTCGGGAAACACAAAAGTGCCTGATACTTCAACCGATTATAGACAAATTAATTAATAATAGTAGTAAAGCAAAATTAGAAACAAAATTTCAACAAATTCTCTGCGAGTTGCGCGAGACTCAACAAGTAACTGGGTATGCAGGTGGAAATATACTCAATATACTTTGCTATTTACAAACCGATCTGAGCGGTTGGGATTTTTCGCAAATTAGTATTTGGCAAGCATACTTGTGTTGCAGCAATTTACAACAAGTTAATTTCACCTCAGCAAACTTTGCTAAATCTGTTTTTACTGATACTTTTAGTCAAGTTTTATCGGTTGCTTTTAGTCCTGATGGTAAGTTACTTGCAACAGGCGATGTCAACCATGAAATTCATGTCTGGCAAGTCACTGACGGAAAACAAGTACTTACTTGTAAAGTCGATGCAGGTTGGTTGTGGTGTGTTGCTTTTAGTCCTAATGGTCGCCACTTAGCAAGTAGCGCCAACTGTACCGTAAATTTGTGGGATGTCCAGACAGGAGAATGCATTAAATCATTTCCAGGGTACACTGACCGTGTATTTTCTGTGGCGTTTAGTCCTGATGGTCGAATGCTAGCAAGTGGTAGTGAAGATCGCTTAGTACGAGTTTGGGATATTAAAACGGGTGAATTGTTGCATACTTTTGCTGGACATACGGATGAAGTGCGTTCAGTTGCTTTTGCACCGCAACACTATGCACATAGCCGTCACGGAGGATTGCTAGCAAGTGGTAGTTTTGACGGTACTGTGCGCGTTTGGAATATAGATACAGGCGAGTGTTTGAAACTTGCGGAACATCAACAAAAAGTGTGGTCTATAGCGTTTAGTCCTGATGGCAGTATCATTGCGAGTGGCAGTAGCGATCGCACAATCAAACTTTGGGATATTCGCACAGGGACAAGTATTAAAACTATGACTGCACACTCGCAGCAAATTCGCACCGTTGCGTTTAGCAGTGATGGGCGAACGCTAGCAAGCGGTAGTGACGATCAATCGGTCAGGATCTGGAATTATCATACAGGTGAGGTTTTACGAGTTCTTAAAGGACATACGAGTTGGATATCGACAGTTGCATTTAGTCCCAATAACTACTTATTGGCTAGTAGCAGTGAAGATCGATCCGTGCGTTTGTGGGATAGCCGCAATAACTTTTGTCTGAAGACTTTGCAAGGGCATAGTAATGGTGTTTGGTGCGTTGCTTTTAGTCCCGATGGTACGCAGCTTGCGAGTGGTTCTCAGGATCGCTTGATCCGCTTGTGGGATACAACAACAGGTAAGCATTTGGGTAGCTTACAAGGACATACTAGCTGGATTTGGTCGGTAGCTTTCCATCCTGAGGGCAATATCTTAGCAAGTGGTAGCGAAGACCGCACAATTAGATTATGGGATACTCAGACACGACAACATTTAACAACGCTCAAAGGGCACGCTGATGCAGTGTTTGCTGTGATATTTAGCCCTGATGGTAAAACACTGTTTAGCGGTAGTCTCGACGGAACAATTAGACTTTGGAACATACAACAACAAACGTGTCATCCTTGGCAAGGACATCGCGGCGGTGTTTGGTCAATTGCTTTAAGCGTAGATGGAACGCTACTAGCAAGTGGTAGTCAAGATCAAACGATTAAACTTTGGGATGTTCAAACAGGTTGCTGCATTAAGACGCTATCCGGACATACGAGTTGGATTCGTGCATGTGCTATCAGTCGCGATCGCCTATATCTTGTCAGCGGTAGTGCTGACGGCGTGATTAAAGTTTGGCAAATTGAAACAGGGCAATGCATCCAAACGCTACAGGCGCATCAGGGTCCAGTATTATCAATTGTTTTTGATCCTAGTGGCAAGAACTTTGCAACGTGTGGCACTGATGCAGTGATAAAACTTTGGCAATGGCAGCCGACTTGTACAATTTCAAAGACTCTACACGGACATAGTAAATGGGTCAGGTTCCTAGCTTACAACTCCGAGGGACTTCTTGCAAGTTGTAGTCAAGACGAAACAATCAAACTTTGGAATTTTAACGGTAATCGCCATCTCACTCACAAAACACTACAAGTTCCTAGACCTTACGAGGGCAT